The following are encoded together in the Sphaerodactylus townsendi isolate TG3544 linkage group LG14, MPM_Stown_v2.3, whole genome shotgun sequence genome:
- the CHST8 gene encoding carbohydrate sulfotransferase 8 → MFSQHHSGIYATCTLTIDLPILCRIPKSFSDFTASIVATNKDFSFFFLSLGLRYNMESQQPKKDCAPSNNQDGKTQGNAAAEFSIVNQRASLHPSGPTERQGTDIKPNVLFVIKDHQKKGTGSNSARTHKRKRRFVIKKSPALIAINGSFPNLSILKMEEGSDVKWKSLYKTQRERKRIMRETCSKYKSNSKRIITPYHVSRIFVEDKYRILYCEVPKAGCSNWKRVLMVLNGLASSTRVIQHNTVHYGNYLKRLDGFDRKGINYRLNTYTKMLFVREPFEKLVSAFRDKFEHPNNYYHPVFGRPIISRYRVNGTKEALRTGSGVKFKEFIQYLLDVHRPVGMDIHWDHINRLCSPCMIDYDFIGKFETMEEDANFFLHLINAPQNLTFPRFKDRHSDEERTTTQIMQQYFTQLSPAQRQRSYDFYYMDYLMFNYSKPFEDLY, encoded by the exons ATGTTCAGTCAGCATCACAGTGGGATTTATGCCACCTGCACTCTAACCATTGACCTTCCTATCCTCTGTAGAATACCAAAGAGCTTTTCAGATTTTACAG CCTCGATTGTTGCAACAAacaaagatttttctttcttctttctttccctagGACTGAGATACAACATGGAATCTCAGCAACCCAAAAAA GACTGTGCACCCAGCAACAATCAGGATGGGAAAACACAGGGGAACGCAGCGGCTGAATTCTCTATTGTAAACCAGAGGGCTTCGTTGCACCCAAGTGGGCCGACCGAGCGCCAAGGCACAGATATCAAGCCGAACGTATTGTTTGTCATTAAAGACCATCAGAAAAAAGGCACAGGAAGCAATTCTGCTAGGACTCACAAGCGAAAGAGGAGATTTGTCATCAAGAAGAGCCCCGCGCTGATTGCCATCAACGGCTCTTTCCCCAACCTCtccattttgaaaatggaagaaggaagtgATGTCAAGTGGAAAAGCCTGTACAAGACCCAAAGGGAGAGGAAGCGAATCATGAGAGAGACGTGTTCCAAATATAAGAGCAACAGCAAACGTATAATCACCCCGTATCATGTTTCCAGGATATTTGTCGAAGATAAATACCGAATTCTCTACTGTGAAGTTCCCAAAGCTGGCTGCTCCAACTGGAAGAGAGTGCTCATGGTTCTGAACGGCCTGGCCTCATCCACCAGGGTTATTCAACACAACACAGTGCATTATGGGAATTACTTGAAAAGGCTGGATGGCTTTGACCGCAAAGGGATCAACTACCGGCTCAATACTTACACGAAAATGCTCTTTGTCCGCGAACCTTTTGAAAAGTTGGTTTCTGCTTTTCGAGACAAGTTTGAGCACCCCAATAATTATTACCACCCTGTTTTTGGCAGACCAATCATTTCGAGGTACCGAGTCAACGGCACCAAAGAAGCACTCAGGACAGGCTCTGGGGTGAAATTTAAAGAGTTCATTCAGTACCTTCTAGATGTGCATCGGCCTGTGGGAATGGACATCCACTGGGATCACATCAACAGGCTCTGTAGCCCATGTATGATAGACTATGATTTTATAGGCAAATTTGAAACCATGGAAGAAGACGCAAATTTCTTCCTGCACTTAATTAACGCCCCACAAAATTTGACTTTCCCTAGGTTTAAAGACAGACATTCTGACGAAGAGCGGACCACCACTCAAATTATGCAGCAGTATTTCACACAGCTTTCTCCTGCTCAAAGGCAACGCAGCTACGATTTCTATTATATGGATTATCTGATGTTTAACTACTCCAAGCCTTTTGAAGACCTCTACTAA